A window of Streptomyces armeniacus contains these coding sequences:
- a CDS encoding LacI family DNA-binding transcriptional regulator — translation MVGIKDVARAAGVSVGTVSNVINRPDMVAEETRDRVRSAIRRLGYVRSESARQLRAGRSRIIALLVLDMANPFFVDVASGAERAARAAGLGVMLCNSAQSAAEEADYLSLFAEQRVRGVLVTPADDSGRNLADFERHGIAFVSVDRAVPSSEGCSVSVDDVRGGGLAIRHLLDQGHREMAYVSGSMSLTQCRDRYAGARRVLRGSRSGAQLRHVEVERLDVAAGRDAGARLLGMSPRPTAVFCANDLLALGVLQALYGAGVSVPEDIALVGYDDIEFAAAAAVPLTSVRQPAYRMGRAAADLLIEETGDDAAEHEHQRIVLQPELVVRESSMSSAG, via the coding sequence ATGGTGGGCATCAAGGACGTGGCGCGGGCGGCGGGCGTCTCCGTGGGCACGGTCTCCAACGTGATCAACCGCCCCGACATGGTGGCGGAGGAGACCCGCGACCGGGTGCGCTCCGCGATACGCCGGCTCGGCTACGTACGCAGCGAGTCGGCCCGCCAGCTGCGCGCCGGCCGCAGCCGGATCATCGCGCTGCTGGTGCTGGACATGGCCAACCCGTTCTTCGTGGACGTCGCCTCCGGCGCGGAACGTGCCGCACGCGCCGCCGGGCTCGGCGTGATGCTGTGCAACAGCGCGCAGAGCGCCGCCGAGGAGGCCGACTACCTGTCGCTGTTCGCGGAGCAGCGCGTACGCGGCGTCCTCGTGACACCGGCCGACGACTCCGGCCGTAACCTCGCCGACTTCGAGCGGCACGGCATCGCGTTCGTCAGCGTCGACCGCGCCGTGCCGAGCAGCGAGGGCTGCTCGGTGTCCGTGGACGACGTACGGGGCGGTGGACTGGCCATACGGCATCTGCTGGACCAGGGGCACCGCGAGATGGCGTATGTCAGCGGCTCGATGTCGCTGACCCAGTGCCGCGACCGGTACGCCGGCGCCCGCCGCGTCCTGCGCGGCTCCCGCTCGGGCGCGCAGCTGCGGCACGTGGAGGTCGAACGCCTCGACGTGGCCGCCGGACGCGACGCGGGCGCGCGCCTGCTGGGCATGTCGCCCCGGCCGACCGCCGTGTTCTGCGCGAACGACCTGCTGGCACTCGGCGTGCTCCAGGCGCTGTACGGGGCGGGGGTCTCGGTGCCTGAGGACATCGCGCTGGTCGGGTACGACGACATCGAGTTCGCCGCTGCCGCGGCGGTGCCGCTCACGTCCGTACGGCAGCCCGCGTACCGGATGGGGCGGGCGGCGGCCGATCTGCTCATCGAGGAGACGGGCGACGACGCGGCGGAGCACGAGCACCAGCGGATCGTGCTCCAGCCCGAACTGGTCGTGCGCGAGAGCAGCATGTCCAGCGCGGGCTGA
- a CDS encoding L-fucose/L-arabinose isomerase family protein produces MTKENAHADTYGSAGGEAYEEAREAGAAVPVRTPAVARRPRVGLVAGGLGAYWPQFPELLPQLRRSAARVAERMRGLDAEVVDVGFISDAREGAEAADKLRAADCDLIVGFLTTYMTATMLVPVAQRGGAPVLLINLQPTEAMDHASFDTGQWLAYCGACPLPEMANVFERVGVPFRSVSGHVEDERAWQRIARWIRAAGVRSALRGGRHGLMGHLYPGMYDVSTDLTMVPGTFGGHVEVLEFDDLRVRAEAAADAGVAAKLAETRDVFTLDDTVAEDDLAWAARVACGLDRLVADYDLDSLAYYHRGLDGEIHERLGAGMILGASLLTARGVPAAGEYELRTSLAMLICDRLGAGGSFTELQALNFRDGVVEMGHDGPGHLAIGEHRPLLRGLGVYHGKRGWGVSVELDVRHGPVTLVGVGQTRDGRYRLIAAEGEVVGGPLLRIGNTTSRVDVGADPGEWTDAWSASGVGHHWALATGRLLPDLRAFADLTGTELVEVGTGAGAPYGPGAGAGPWAGPHCVA; encoded by the coding sequence ATGACGAAGGAGAACGCGCACGCGGACACGTACGGGAGCGCGGGCGGGGAGGCGTACGAGGAGGCCAGGGAGGCCGGGGCGGCCGTCCCCGTACGCACGCCCGCCGTCGCCCGCCGCCCCCGCGTCGGCCTGGTCGCGGGCGGACTCGGCGCGTACTGGCCGCAGTTCCCCGAACTGCTGCCCCAACTGCGGCGCTCCGCCGCCCGCGTGGCCGAGCGGATGCGCGGGCTGGACGCCGAGGTGGTCGACGTCGGCTTCATCTCCGACGCCCGCGAGGGCGCCGAGGCCGCCGACAAACTGCGCGCCGCCGACTGCGACCTGATCGTCGGCTTCCTCACCACCTACATGACCGCCACCATGCTGGTCCCCGTCGCCCAGCGCGGCGGCGCTCCCGTCCTGCTGATCAATCTGCAGCCGACCGAGGCCATGGACCACGCCTCGTTCGACACCGGGCAGTGGCTCGCGTACTGCGGGGCCTGCCCGCTGCCCGAGATGGCCAACGTCTTCGAACGCGTCGGCGTGCCCTTCCGCTCCGTCAGCGGCCACGTCGAGGACGAACGCGCCTGGCAGCGCATCGCCCGCTGGATACGCGCGGCAGGCGTACGGTCCGCGCTGCGCGGCGGGCGGCACGGGCTGATGGGGCACCTCTACCCCGGGATGTACGACGTCTCGACGGATCTGACGATGGTGCCGGGCACGTTCGGCGGCCATGTGGAGGTGCTGGAGTTCGACGACCTGCGGGTACGGGCCGAGGCCGCCGCCGACGCGGGCGTGGCGGCCAAACTCGCCGAGACCCGCGACGTGTTCACCCTCGACGACACCGTCGCCGAGGACGACCTCGCCTGGGCCGCCCGCGTCGCCTGCGGGCTCGACCGCCTGGTGGCGGACTACGACCTCGACTCACTGGCGTACTACCACCGCGGCCTCGACGGCGAAATCCACGAACGGCTCGGCGCCGGGATGATCCTCGGCGCCTCACTCCTGACGGCGCGCGGCGTGCCGGCCGCGGGCGAGTACGAGCTGCGTACGTCGCTGGCCATGCTGATCTGCGACCGGCTCGGCGCGGGCGGCTCGTTCACGGAGCTGCAGGCGCTCAACTTCCGGGACGGCGTCGTGGAGATGGGCCACGACGGCCCCGGCCACCTCGCCATCGGCGAGCACCGCCCGCTGCTGCGCGGCCTGGGCGTCTACCACGGGAAGCGCGGCTGGGGCGTCTCCGTCGAACTCGACGTACGGCACGGGCCGGTCACGCTCGTCGGCGTCGGCCAGACCCGCGACGGCCGCTACCGGCTGATCGCCGCCGAGGGCGAGGTCGTCGGCGGCCCGCTGCTGCGCATCGGCAACACCACCTCGCGCGTCGACGTCGGCGCCGACCCCGGCGAGTGGACGGACGCCTGGAGCGCGAGCGGCGTCGGCCACCACTGGGCGCTGGCCACCGGGCGGCTGCTGCCCGACCTGCGCGCCTTCGCGGACCTCACCGGTACGGAACTGGTCGAGGTCGGCACGGGCGCGGGCGCACCGTACGGCCCCGGAGCCGGTGCGGGGCCCTGGGCCGGTCCGCACTGCGTAGCATGA
- a CDS encoding L-rhamnose mutarotase produces the protein MQRVCFLLRVRADRIDEYRERHAAVWPEMCAALTASGWHNYSLFLRDDGLLVGYLETEDFEAAQAAMARTEVNARWQAEMAPFFESLDDGTGPDEAMRPLTEVFHLA, from the coding sequence ATGCAGCGCGTCTGCTTTCTGCTCCGGGTCCGGGCCGACCGGATCGACGAGTACCGCGAGCGGCACGCGGCCGTCTGGCCCGAGATGTGCGCGGCGCTCACCGCGAGCGGCTGGCACAACTACTCGCTCTTCCTGCGCGACGACGGCCTGCTCGTCGGCTATCTGGAGACCGAGGACTTCGAGGCCGCCCAGGCCGCGATGGCACGGACCGAGGTCAACGCGCGCTGGCAGGCCGAGATGGCGCCGTTCTTCGAGTCGCTCGACGACGGCACCGGCCCGGACGAGGCGATGCGGCCGCTGACCGAGGTGTTCCACCTCGCGTAG
- the rhaS gene encoding rhamnose ABC transporter substrate-binding protein, translated as MRPHTRTRFRTRFRTRTVAATAVVCALSVALAGCSGTTKDDAKDDAANAKEDAQNAKADPDAPLKKGLKLAFLPKQINNPYEKIVDEAGIKAAEEYDGEAKEVGPSDAKASSQVSYINTLVQQRQDAILIAANDPNAVCGPLKQAMKQDIKVVAYDSDTSKDCRQLFINQASSEDIGRSLVQHTAEQLGHKGQIAILSATQNATNQNAWIEFMKDELKKPAYKDMKLVKTAYGDDDDQKSFQETQGLLKAYPKLKAIISPTTVGIAAAARYIGGSSYKGKVVLNGLGTPNQMRKYVKNGTVEQFSLWDPEKLGYLASYAAAALASGQITGKEGERFKAGELGERTVGKDGEVILGPPTVFDKKNIDDFDF; from the coding sequence ATGCGACCGCACACCCGCACCCGATTCCGCACCCGTTTCCGTACCCGTACGGTCGCCGCGACCGCCGTCGTCTGCGCCCTGTCCGTGGCGCTCGCCGGCTGCTCCGGCACCACCAAGGACGACGCGAAGGACGACGCGGCGAACGCCAAGGAAGACGCCCAGAACGCCAAGGCCGACCCCGACGCGCCGCTGAAGAAGGGCCTCAAACTGGCCTTCCTGCCGAAGCAGATCAACAACCCGTACGAGAAGATCGTCGACGAGGCGGGCATCAAGGCCGCCGAGGAGTACGACGGCGAGGCCAAGGAGGTCGGCCCGTCCGACGCCAAGGCGTCCTCCCAGGTCAGCTACATCAACACGCTCGTACAGCAGCGGCAGGACGCCATCCTCATCGCCGCCAACGACCCCAACGCCGTCTGCGGCCCCCTCAAGCAGGCCATGAAGCAGGACATCAAGGTCGTCGCGTACGACTCCGACACCAGCAAGGACTGCCGCCAGCTGTTCATCAACCAGGCCAGCTCGGAGGACATCGGCCGCAGCCTCGTCCAGCACACGGCCGAGCAGCTCGGCCACAAGGGCCAGATCGCGATCCTGTCGGCGACGCAGAACGCCACGAACCAGAACGCCTGGATCGAGTTCATGAAGGACGAGCTGAAGAAGCCCGCGTACAAGGACATGAAGCTGGTCAAGACCGCGTACGGGGACGACGACGACCAGAAGTCGTTCCAGGAGACGCAGGGCCTGCTCAAGGCGTACCCGAAGCTGAAGGCCATCATCTCGCCCACCACCGTCGGGATCGCCGCCGCCGCCCGCTACATCGGCGGCTCCTCGTACAAGGGCAAGGTCGTGCTCAACGGCCTGGGCACGCCCAACCAGATGCGGAAGTACGTGAAGAACGGCACCGTCGAGCAGTTCTCCCTGTGGGACCCGGAGAAGCTCGGCTACCTCGCCTCGTACGCCGCCGCCGCGCTCGCCTCCGGGCAGATCACCGGCAAGGAGGGCGAGCGGTTCAAGGCGGGCGAGCTGGGCGAACGGACGGTCGGCAAGGACGGCGAGGTCATCCTCGGGCCGCCCACGGTCTTCGACAAGAAGAACATCGACGACTTCGACTTCTGA
- a CDS encoding ABC transporter permease, producing MNKYVRYLRWDTGLGILLVAVLLAGAGSTEGFAETTNLSAALNDTAEIALIALPMTLLVVAGQVDLSVASMLGLSSALAGALWDAGWAFELIVPVCLLVGVLGGLLNGWLVTRVGLPSLAVTIGTLTLYRGLASVVLGNKAVADFPDTYAQWASYTETVPGTFVPYPIALFAVLAVVAAVVLHCTGFGRSMFAIGAQEQAAWFAGVRVKRIKLVLFAVTGLMASFAGIVYTLRYGSARADNGLGLELVVIASVLLGGVDFNGGKGTLGGAVAGVLLIGVLNNLLTLNDVSNEIQVIVTGALLIVSVLTPRVIAVLGERRQRRTAAP from the coding sequence ATGAACAAGTACGTGCGGTACCTCCGCTGGGACACCGGCCTCGGCATCCTGCTCGTCGCCGTCCTGCTGGCGGGCGCGGGCAGCACCGAGGGCTTCGCGGAGACGACGAACCTCTCCGCCGCCCTCAACGACACCGCCGAAATCGCCCTGATCGCCCTTCCGATGACGCTGCTCGTCGTCGCCGGGCAGGTCGACCTGTCCGTCGCCTCCATGCTCGGCCTGTCCAGCGCGCTCGCCGGCGCGCTCTGGGACGCGGGCTGGGCGTTCGAACTCATCGTGCCCGTCTGCCTCCTGGTCGGCGTGCTCGGCGGGCTCCTCAACGGCTGGCTCGTCACCCGCGTCGGACTGCCCTCGCTGGCCGTCACCATCGGCACCCTCACGCTCTACCGCGGCCTGGCGTCCGTCGTTCTCGGCAACAAGGCCGTCGCGGACTTCCCCGACACGTATGCGCAGTGGGCCTCGTACACCGAGACGGTGCCGGGCACCTTCGTGCCGTACCCGATCGCGCTGTTCGCCGTGCTCGCGGTGGTGGCCGCGGTGGTGCTGCACTGCACCGGGTTCGGGCGGTCGATGTTCGCCATCGGCGCGCAGGAGCAGGCCGCGTGGTTCGCGGGCGTACGGGTCAAGCGGATCAAGCTGGTGCTGTTCGCGGTGACGGGGTTGATGGCCTCGTTCGCCGGCATCGTCTACACCCTGCGCTACGGCAGCGCACGCGCCGACAACGGGCTCGGTCTCGAACTCGTCGTCATCGCCTCCGTGCTGCTCGGCGGCGTCGACTTCAACGGCGGCAAGGGAACGCTCGGCGGCGCCGTCGCCGGCGTGCTCCTCATCGGCGTACTCAACAACCTCCTCACGCTGAACGACGTGTCCAACGAGATCCAGGTCATCGTCACCGGGGCGCTTCTGATCGTCTCCGTGCTGACGCCCCGGGTGATCGCCGTGCTCGGCGAGCGGCGGCAGCGCCGTACGGCCGCGCCCTGA
- a CDS encoding ABC transporter permease, which produces MSTSTLKPPPAPQAPAERPRRSLAETVFRVRELSIGGALVLLILGTWLANPSFLDSQGVKDLLLNSAILVLLATGQSVVVLTRNIDLSVGSVVGLSAFACGSFVSGSDHSAVTVLLLGTGLGVLCGLVSGALVSFGRVPALVVTLGMLYVIQGIGHAWAHGDQINAADVPQGVLDLGSGSVLGVPYLPLISAVVLTGTAYYLRTYRGGRELYAIGSSPEAARLAGIPIRRRVLAAYAFSGAVAGFAGALWLARFGTVVADAANGWELTVVSAVVVGGLAITGGVGTVWGAALGALLLTTIGSALVVLKVNPFWEQAITGVLLLAAICADRVVRHRTTEALRKRRRP; this is translated from the coding sequence GTGAGCACCAGCACCCTCAAGCCGCCGCCCGCCCCGCAGGCCCCGGCCGAACGCCCCCGGCGCTCCCTCGCCGAGACCGTCTTCCGCGTCCGCGAACTCAGCATCGGCGGCGCCCTCGTCCTGCTCATCCTCGGCACCTGGCTGGCCAACCCCTCCTTCCTGGACAGCCAGGGCGTCAAGGACCTGCTGCTCAACTCCGCGATCCTGGTGCTGCTCGCGACCGGCCAGTCCGTCGTCGTGCTCACCCGCAACATCGACCTGTCCGTCGGCTCCGTCGTCGGCCTCAGCGCCTTCGCCTGCGGCAGTTTCGTCTCCGGCAGCGACCACAGCGCGGTCACCGTGCTGCTGCTCGGCACCGGACTCGGCGTGCTGTGCGGTCTCGTCAGCGGGGCGCTGGTGAGCTTCGGCCGGGTGCCCGCGCTGGTCGTGACGCTCGGCATGCTGTACGTCATCCAGGGCATCGGCCACGCCTGGGCGCACGGCGACCAGATCAACGCCGCCGACGTCCCGCAGGGCGTGCTCGACCTGGGCAGCGGCAGCGTGCTGGGCGTGCCGTACCTGCCGCTGATCTCCGCCGTGGTGCTCACCGGCACCGCGTACTACCTGCGGACCTACCGCGGCGGCCGCGAGCTGTACGCCATCGGGTCCAGCCCGGAGGCCGCCCGGCTCGCCGGCATCCCCATCCGGCGGCGGGTGCTGGCCGCGTACGCCTTCTCCGGCGCGGTCGCCGGGTTCGCGGGCGCGCTGTGGCTGGCCCGCTTCGGGACCGTCGTGGCGGACGCCGCCAACGGCTGGGAACTCACCGTCGTCAGCGCCGTCGTGGTCGGCGGTCTCGCCATCACCGGCGGCGTCGGCACTGTCTGGGGCGCGGCGCTCGGCGCGCTGCTGCTCACCACCATCGGCAGCGCGCTCGTCGTGCTCAAGGTCAACCCGTTCTGGGAGCAGGCCATCACCGGCGTGCTGCTGCTGGCCGCGATCTGCGCCGACCGCGTCGTACGGCACCGCACCACCGAGGCGCTGCGGAAGAGGAGGCGGCCATGA